Proteins from one Nicotiana tabacum cultivar K326 chromosome 23, ASM71507v2, whole genome shotgun sequence genomic window:
- the LOC107787020 gene encoding uncharacterized protein LOC107787020, translated as MASGWVKSWQCKSRALDDVVNNHHQYHHLLPNSASCKNGVKSLRDVVDNTKPGKSRKKKTSKPSEPPSAKRPGSRVPEPDSNREKSRASTSTRLSRAATESFFPALTELPEGHASRNVVEIIFQTSWSGSPKVFSGRIEMVFKVQNLPRTVTRFEEYREVVKSRAVNGAAEKGGEDHVRCVADGNEVMRFYCLGPTNGGAYENGGSAWTFSTNKGTAVCTYSGSGGAHENAGGGRGRRAMLVCRVIAGRVCKQLGFDSLLNGRVGYDSVSGDNGELFVFDSRAVLPCFLIIYKL; from the coding sequence ATGGCGAGTGGTTGGGTGAAGTCATGGCAATGCAAGTCAAGAGCTTTAGACGACGTCGTTAACAATCACCATCAATATCATCACCTTTTACCCAACTCCGCTAGTTGCAAAAACGGCGTTAAAAGCCTCAGAGATGTAGTGGACAACACCAAACCCGGAAAATCCAGAAAGAAAAAAACATCAAAGCCATCAGAACCGCCGTCAGCCAAACGTCCCGGTTCGAGAGTACCTGAACCCGATTCGAATAGGGAGAAGTCTCGAGCTAGTACTTCCACGAGATTATCACGTGCCGCGACGGAGTCTTTCTTCCCGGCGTTGACCGAGTTACCGGAAGGGCACGCATCGCGTAATGTTGTGGAGATAATTTTTCAGACGAGTTGGTCCGGGTCCCCGAAGGTATTTTCGGGTCGGATTGAAATGGTTTTCAAAGTCCAGAACCTGCCCCGAACTGTGACCCGGTTCGAAGAGTACAGAGAGGTTGTGAAGTCTAGGGCCGTCAATGGTGCGGCAGAGAAGGGTGGCGAGGACCATGTACGGTGTGTTGCGGATGGGAATGAGGTGATGAGGTTTTACTGCCTAGGACCCACAAACGGCGGCGCCTACGAGAACGGGGGCAGCGCGTGGACGTTCTCCACTAATAAAGGGACGGCAGTGTGCACGTATTCCGGCAGTGGTGGGGCCCACGAGAATGCCGGCGGTGGAAGGGGAAGACGGGCTATGTTGGTTTGTCGGGTCATTGCGGGTCGGGTGTGCAAACAACTCGGGTTTGACTCGTTGCTTAATGGGCGAGTTGGTTATGACTCAGTGAGTGGGGATAATGGCGAGTTGTTTGTATTTGATTCACGTGCCGTATTGCCATGTTTCCTTATCATCTATAAGttgtaa
- the LOC107787030 gene encoding adenine phosphoribosyltransferase 3-like isoform X2, which yields MSACKDQDPRIHAIQSRIRVVPDFPKPGIMFQDITTLLLDPKAFKDTIDLFVERYKSKNISVVAGIEARGFIFGPPIALAIGAKFVPLRKPNKLPGKVFKQEYDLEYGSDCLEMHIGAVEAGERALVVDDLIATGGTLRAAMDLLERAGAEVVECACVIEIPDLKGKEQLNGKPLYVLVESQ from the exons ATGTCAGCTTGCAAAGACCAAGATCCTCGTATCCATGCTATACAATCTCGAATTCGTGTTGTACCTGACTTCCCAAAACCAG GGATAATGTTCCAAGACATTACTACTCTATTACTGGATCCAAAAGCTTTCAAAGACACTATTGATTTATTCGTGGAGCGTTACAAATCCAAAAACATCTCAGTTGTTGCTG GAATAGAGGCTCGAGGATTTATATTTGGTCCACCAATTGCTTTGGCAATAGGAGCAAAATTTGTCCCTTTGAGAAAACCAAATAAATTGCCAG GTAAAGTTTTTAAACAAGAGTATGACTTGGAATATGGAAGTGATTGTCTTGAGATGCATATTGGAGCAGTAGAAGCTGGTGAGCGGGCTTTGGTGGTTGATGATCTGATTGCTACTGGTGGCACTCTTCGTGCAGCTATGGATTTGCTTG AGCGTGCTGGCGCAGAAGTGGTTGAatgtgcatgtgtgattgaaaTACCAGATTTAAAG GGTAAGGAGCAATTGAATGGAAAGCCATTGTATGTGCTGGTGGAGTCTCAGTAG
- the LOC107787030 gene encoding adenine phosphoribosyltransferase 3-like isoform X1 produces the protein MSACKDQDPRIHAIQSRIRVVPDFPKPGIMFQDITTLLLDPKAFKDTIDLFVERYKSKNISVVAGIEARGFIFGPPIALAIGAKFVPLRKPNKLPGKVFKQEYDLEYGSDCLEMHIGAVEAGERALVVDDLIATGGTLRAAMDLLERAGAEVVECACVIEIPDLKLLQGKEQLNGKPLYVLVESQ, from the exons ATGTCAGCTTGCAAAGACCAAGATCCTCGTATCCATGCTATACAATCTCGAATTCGTGTTGTACCTGACTTCCCAAAACCAG GGATAATGTTCCAAGACATTACTACTCTATTACTGGATCCAAAAGCTTTCAAAGACACTATTGATTTATTCGTGGAGCGTTACAAATCCAAAAACATCTCAGTTGTTGCTG GAATAGAGGCTCGAGGATTTATATTTGGTCCACCAATTGCTTTGGCAATAGGAGCAAAATTTGTCCCTTTGAGAAAACCAAATAAATTGCCAG GTAAAGTTTTTAAACAAGAGTATGACTTGGAATATGGAAGTGATTGTCTTGAGATGCATATTGGAGCAGTAGAAGCTGGTGAGCGGGCTTTGGTGGTTGATGATCTGATTGCTACTGGTGGCACTCTTCGTGCAGCTATGGATTTGCTTG AGCGTGCTGGCGCAGAAGTGGTTGAatgtgcatgtgtgattgaaaTACCAGATTTAAAG TTGTTGCAGGGTAAGGAGCAATTGAATGGAAAGCCATTGTATGTGCTGGTGGAGTCTCAGTAG